One part of the Treponema peruense genome encodes these proteins:
- a CDS encoding oleate hydratase, whose amino-acid sequence MYYSNGNYEAFARPQKPQNVDCKSAYLIGSGLASLSAACFLVRDGQMAGKNIHILESADHAGGALDGDQMTNVGYVMRGGREMDNHFECMWDLFRSIPSIETEGVSILDEYYWLNKKDPNYSLCRATINRGQDAGTQNKFGLSDKGAMEIMKLFMTPDEQLANVKMTEIFDDEVFKTNFWMYWRTMFAFKDDQSALEMKRYMQRYIHHIGGLPDFTALRFTKYNQYESMVLPMIKYLEEHGVQFHYNTKVMNVLFDIQKSKKLAKTIVVECGGKTENIDLTEDDLVFYTNGSNVENSTYGSQTKATGIDKEIHEGGTFSLWRKIAAQDPSFGRPDKFCMDTEDSNWVSATVNTLDEKILPYIKKICKRDPLSGKVVTGGIVTVEDSSWLLSWTINRQPQFRNQPKGQVLVWLYGMFSDKPGDFIKKAMRDCTGMEICEEWLYHLGVPEDQIEELAKNSANTVPVMMPFASAYFQPREEGDRPNVVPEGSVNFAFIGNFAETPRDTVFTTEYSIRTAMEAVYTLLNIDRGVPEVWGSVYDIRDLLDATVALRDGKKITDMKLGFIEKIVLNSVLKKIDNTEVSKLLKKHQVI is encoded by the coding sequence ATGTATTATTCAAACGGAAATTATGAAGCATTTGCACGACCACAAAAACCGCAAAATGTTGACTGCAAATCAGCTTATTTAATCGGTAGCGGTCTTGCTTCTTTGTCTGCTGCATGTTTTCTTGTACGCGACGGCCAGATGGCAGGAAAAAACATTCACATTCTTGAATCAGCCGATCACGCAGGCGGAGCTCTGGACGGGGATCAGATGACAAATGTCGGCTACGTAATGCGCGGTGGCCGTGAAATGGACAATCACTTTGAATGCATGTGGGATTTGTTCCGCTCAATTCCTTCTATTGAAACTGAAGGCGTAAGTATTCTTGATGAATATTACTGGCTCAACAAAAAAGACCCCAACTATTCACTTTGCCGTGCAACAATAAACCGCGGACAGGATGCTGGAACTCAGAATAAATTCGGTCTTTCAGACAAAGGCGCAATGGAAATCATGAAACTTTTCATGACTCCAGATGAACAGCTTGCAAATGTTAAAATGACAGAAATCTTTGACGACGAAGTTTTCAAAACAAATTTCTGGATGTACTGGCGCACAATGTTTGCTTTCAAAGATGACCAGAGTGCACTCGAAATGAAGCGCTACATGCAGCGTTATATTCATCACATCGGAGGCCTTCCTGATTTTACTGCATTAAGATTTACAAAATACAATCAGTATGAATCAATGGTTCTCCCCATGATTAAATATCTTGAAGAACACGGAGTTCAATTTCACTACAATACAAAAGTAATGAATGTTCTTTTTGATATTCAGAAATCCAAAAAACTTGCAAAAACAATTGTTGTTGAATGCGGTGGAAAAACTGAAAATATCGATTTGACCGAAGATGACCTGGTCTTCTATACAAACGGAAGTAATGTTGAAAACTCGACTTACGGAAGCCAGACAAAAGCTACAGGAATTGACAAGGAAATTCACGAAGGCGGAACATTCAGTCTTTGGAGAAAAATTGCCGCGCAGGATCCATCATTCGGCCGTCCTGACAAATTCTGTATGGACACAGAAGACAGTAACTGGGTAAGTGCCACAGTAAATACTTTGGATGAAAAAATTCTTCCTTATATTAAAAAAATCTGTAAACGCGACCCGCTTTCAGGAAAAGTTGTTACCGGCGGAATCGTAACTGTAGAAGATTCATCATGGCTTTTAAGCTGGACGATTAACCGTCAGCCGCAGTTCCGTAACCAGCCTAAAGGACAGGTTCTCGTATGGCTTTACGGAATGTTCTCTGACAAACCGGGCGACTTTATAAAAAAGGCTATGCGTGACTGTACAGGAATGGAAATCTGCGAAGAGTGGCTTTATCATCTTGGTGTTCCTGAAGACCAGATTGAAGAACTTGCAAAAAACAGCGCAAACACCGTTCCTGTAATGATGCCGTTTGCAAGTGCTTATTTCCAGCCGCGTGAAGAAGGTGACCGCCCGAATGTCGTTCCTGAAGGTTCAGTAAATTTTGCATTTATCGGAAACTTTGCAGAAACACCACGCGACACTGTTTTCACAACTGAATATTCAATCCGTACCGCAATGGAAGCCGTTTATACTCTGTTGAATATTGACCGCGGAGTTCCAGAAGTCTGGGGAAGCGTTTACGACATCCGCGATTTACTCGATGCAACAGTTGCTCTGAGAGACGGAAAGAAAATTACCGACATGAAACTTGGCTTTATAGAAAAGATAGTGTTGAATTCTGTTCTTAAAAAGATTGATAATACAGAAGTTTCAAAACTTCTGAAAAAACATCAGGTAATTTAA
- a CDS encoding helix-turn-helix transcriptional regulator: MQIEKPRKIIFIGSDSRLLKKWAAANITEVISSISFLDNLLPRFVPDLIVFENVRDVDIAEIRRNELLVFVPVLVAADSFESFSNLAGIAGFPRVLLCNTCVALSDAFYSELKKIFSSKKNILPARTGAIVKYAVLFINKNISKALTREMIASQLGVAEDYLSRIFKKELGISLWNYVNEFRLFTARNLLVKTGMTVSEVSRECGIADAAYFSRLYSSFYGHSPLAERH; this comes from the coding sequence ATGCAGATAGAAAAACCGCGCAAAATAATTTTTATAGGCTCTGACTCGCGGCTTTTGAAAAAATGGGCGGCTGCAAATATTACAGAAGTTATTTCTTCAATAAGTTTTTTGGACAACCTTCTGCCGCGTTTTGTTCCAGACCTGATTGTTTTTGAAAATGTGCGTGACGTTGACATTGCAGAAATACGCCGCAACGAACTTCTGGTTTTTGTTCCTGTTCTGGTAGCAGCCGACTCTTTTGAAAGTTTTTCAAACCTTGCAGGAATTGCCGGCTTTCCGCGTGTCCTTCTGTGCAACACATGCGTGGCTTTGTCTGACGCATTTTATTCTGAATTAAAAAAAATCTTTTCTTCAAAGAAAAATATTCTTCCTGCAAGAACAGGCGCTATCGTTAAGTATGCTGTTCTTTTTATAAACAAAAATATTTCCAAAGCGCTTACACGCGAAATGATTGCTTCACAACTTGGTGTTGCCGAAGATTACCTTTCAAGAATTTTCAAAAAGGAACTGGGCATTTCTTTGTGGAACTACGTGAATGAATTCAGGCTTTTTACTGCAAGAAATCTTCTTGTTAAAACAGGAATGACTGTTTCTGAAGTTTCTCGTGAATGCGGAATTGCAGATGCGGCTTACTTTAGCAGACTGTATTCTTCTTTTTACGGACATTCCCCTTTGGCAGAGCGCCACTGA
- a CDS encoding TetR/AcrR family transcriptional regulator produces MSLVTKRALEASLKNLLLKKPLDKITINDITEDCGINRMTFYYHFRDIFDLVEWSCAEDARKALDGKKTYTTWQQGFLQIFEAVKENKPFIMNVYRSVSREQVEQYLYKVTYGLLMDVVNEEASKEAVSESDKSFIAHFYKYAFVGVMLDWIRGDMEADPEQIVEHISLLMHGNFSRALKAFRTGKTE; encoded by the coding sequence ATGTCATTAGTAACAAAACGTGCGCTTGAAGCTTCTCTAAAAAATCTTTTGCTTAAGAAACCGCTTGATAAAATTACAATAAACGACATCACAGAAGATTGCGGTATAAACAGAATGACTTTTTATTACCACTTCAGGGATATTTTTGATCTGGTTGAATGGTCGTGTGCCGAAGATGCAAGAAAAGCTCTTGACGGGAAAAAAACATACACAACCTGGCAGCAGGGATTTCTGCAGATTTTTGAGGCCGTTAAAGAAAACAAGCCTTTTATAATGAATGTGTACCGTTCCGTGAGTCGCGAGCAGGTTGAACAGTATCTTTATAAAGTAACATACGGTTTACTGATGGACGTTGTAAATGAAGAAGCATCAAAAGAAGCAGTCAGTGAAAGCGACAAATCTTTTATTGCGCATTTTTATAAATATGCTTTTGTAGGAGTTATGCTCGACTGGATTCGCGGTGACATGGAAGCAGATCCCGAACAGATTGTTGAACACATTTCTCTTTTGATGCATGGGAATTTTTCGCGGGCACTTAAAGCATTCCGTACAGGAAAGACTGAATAA
- a CDS encoding RrF2 family transcriptional regulator — translation MKISTRGRYALRFMIDLAQHDSTEYTALKDISERQEISIKYLEQITSLLSKFGLLQSVRGPQGGYKLAKKPAEYTVGEILRITEGDLSPVACLAQTENTCPKRKDCPTLDLWSGLNKVINDYLNSKTLEDLVDSACAKKNIGYYI, via the coding sequence ATGAAAATTTCCACACGCGGACGTTACGCACTTAGATTTATGATAGATCTCGCACAGCACGACAGCACAGAATACACTGCCCTCAAAGACATATCTGAACGTCAGGAAATAAGCATAAAATACCTGGAACAGATTACGTCTCTTTTAAGCAAATTCGGACTTTTGCAAAGTGTAAGGGGACCTCAGGGCGGCTACAAACTGGCAAAAAAACCGGCAGAATATACTGTAGGAGAAATTCTGCGCATAACAGAAGGCGATCTTTCACCTGTAGCATGTCTTGCCCAGACAGAAAATACATGTCCAAAAAGAAAAGACTGCCCCACACTTGATTTGTGGAGCGGCCTTAACAAAGTAATAAACGACTACCTTAACTCAAAGACGCTGGAAGACCTTGTTGATTCAGCCTGCGCAAAAAAAAATATTGGATATTACATCTAG
- a CDS encoding ParA family protein has translation MGKVFVFVNQKGGVGKTTSAINIGAYIALSDKKVLLVDFDSQGNMSSGVGVSKKKPTIYELLAGQSTPEETIKHTAVKNLDTISASIDLSGAAIELVDQENREFFLKNALAPVRDKYDYILIDCPPSLGILTLNGLAAADAILVPMQCEYFALEGITLLLQTVKKVQENINKNLVIGGIFFTMYDSRTRLAQDVVMQVKSYFKDVVFNTIIPRNVRLSEAPSHGEPICLYDPNCVGAKSYQKLAEEVIARG, from the coding sequence ATGGGAAAGGTATTTGTTTTTGTAAACCAAAAGGGCGGTGTCGGTAAGACTACGTCTGCCATCAATATAGGCGCTTACATAGCCTTGTCAGATAAAAAAGTGCTTCTTGTGGACTTTGACAGTCAGGGAAATATGTCCAGCGGAGTAGGAGTCAGCAAAAAAAAGCCGACTATTTACGAACTTCTTGCAGGGCAGTCGACTCCCGAAGAGACAATAAAGCACACTGCTGTAAAAAATCTTGATACAATAAGTGCTTCAATAGATCTTTCCGGAGCGGCAATAGAACTTGTTGACCAGGAAAACCGTGAATTCTTTCTTAAAAATGCACTTGCGCCCGTCCGCGACAAATACGATTATATTCTGATTGACTGCCCGCCTTCCCTTGGAATACTTACGCTTAACGGACTTGCGGCAGCCGATGCGATTCTTGTTCCCATGCAGTGCGAATATTTTGCCCTTGAAGGAATTACGCTACTTCTTCAGACTGTAAAAAAAGTTCAGGAAAATATAAACAAAAATCTTGTCATAGGCGGAATATTTTTTACCATGTATGACAGCCGTACCCGTCTTGCACAGGATGTTGTAATGCAGGTAAAAAGTTATTTTAAGGATGTTGTCTTTAACACAATAATTCCAAGAAACGTAAGACTTTCAGAAGCTCCGTCACACGGGGAACCAATTTGTCTTTACGACCCGAATTGTGTTGGTGCCAAAAGTTATCAGAAACTTGCGGAAGAGGTAATTGCACGTGGCTAA
- a CDS encoding ParB/RepB/Spo0J family partition protein, producing the protein MAKGLGKGLGALMEDASAEQDDTFVSSAVTAAPVENNKKLPAGIEADENGTLWVNPFLLKPNPRQPRQYFDEDKLGELTESVRQEGVLSPIMIEDAGDGSFYIIAGERRTRAARAAGLSRVPVQLRQYSDVRKLEVALIENIQRTDLNPVEEAQAYYKLMEIGNYTQDDVARRVGKNRSTVANCLRLLKLPEDMQHALVTETITAGHARALLSVDNSSEQRILFGKIVGQGLSVRQAEALAKETKQQRVPPAEDDPSKGIDKRDPNFVALEQKLIETLGTKVQLKGSFDRGSIVIDYFSAEDLDRIYNIIVRDAN; encoded by the coding sequence GTGGCTAAGGGATTAGGTAAAGGACTTGGCGCGCTGATGGAAGATGCTTCAGCCGAACAGGATGACACTTTTGTTTCTTCTGCAGTAACAGCCGCACCAGTAGAAAATAATAAAAAACTTCCTGCTGGAATAGAAGCCGACGAAAACGGAACTCTCTGGGTAAATCCATTTCTGTTAAAGCCTAATCCAAGACAGCCCCGCCAGTATTTTGACGAAGACAAACTTGGTGAGTTGACTGAGTCGGTGCGCCAGGAAGGTGTTCTTTCGCCCATAATGATTGAAGATGCCGGTGACGGTTCTTTCTATATTATTGCCGGTGAACGGCGCACTAGGGCTGCAAGGGCTGCGGGGCTTTCCCGTGTTCCTGTACAGTTGCGCCAGTATTCGGACGTACGCAAGCTTGAAGTTGCACTTATAGAAAATATCCAGCGCACTGACCTTAACCCGGTGGAAGAAGCGCAGGCATATTACAAGCTTATGGAAATAGGCAATTATACGCAGGACGATGTTGCGCGGCGTGTCGGTAAAAACCGTTCCACTGTTGCAAACTGTCTGCGTCTGCTCAAACTTCCCGAAGATATGCAGCACGCTCTTGTTACCGAAACAATTACTGCAGGTCATGCACGCGCACTTCTGAGCGTAGACAATTCTTCGGAACAGCGCATTCTGTTCGGAAAAATTGTGGGACAGGGACTTTCTGTTCGCCAGGCAGAAGCACTTGCCAAAGAAACAAAGCAGCAGCGTGTTCCGCCGGCAGAAGACGATCCTTCAAAAGGCATAGACAAGCGCGACCCGAACTTTGTGGCTCTTGAACAAAAACTTATAGAAACTCTTGGAACAAAAGTTCAGCTTAAGGGAAGTTTTGACAGAGGCTCTATTGTGATTGACTATTTTAGCGCCGAAGATTTGGATCGCATTTACAATATTATTGTCAGAGATGCAAACTGA
- a CDS encoding TrmH family RNA methyltransferase, translated as MKNTLKNELAVCGFAAVKTLEKINWQRIQRLYFTDERAPLFGGLCKKLAAAKKPYNKVKDPVELEKLCGSVHHQGVVAMIEPPVIEPLTTDITATWVSAGESAVLLDRVGNANNLGAIVRSAAFFGIKNIVIPLDEAQSSVTTSSYRVAEGGMEFVHIYSIKSIPFLLKDMAGKMVRIGTALDAKKSVSELSELCAGKPAIIVLGNEENGISSAVRENCDYTVIIPFAGMNSTAETPNVDSLNVAQASSVIMYELTRRALEEEKVDK; from the coding sequence ATGAAGAATACCCTTAAAAACGAACTTGCCGTCTGCGGATTTGCTGCGGTTAAAACACTTGAAAAAATCAACTGGCAGAGAATACAGAGACTTTATTTTACAGACGAACGTGCTCCTCTTTTTGGCGGTCTTTGTAAAAAACTTGCGGCTGCAAAAAAACCGTACAATAAAGTAAAGGATCCTGTAGAACTGGAAAAACTTTGCGGCAGCGTTCACCATCAGGGAGTTGTTGCAATGATTGAACCTCCTGTGATTGAACCTCTTACTACAGATATTACTGCCACCTGGGTTTCTGCCGGTGAAAGTGCCGTGCTTCTTGATCGTGTAGGCAATGCAAATAATCTTGGCGCAATTGTAAGAAGCGCAGCTTTTTTTGGAATAAAGAATATCGTTATTCCGCTCGATGAAGCCCAGTCTTCTGTTACGACAAGCAGTTACCGTGTCGCAGAAGGCGGAATGGAATTTGTTCACATTTATTCCATCAAATCAATTCCTTTTCTGCTTAAAGATATGGCCGGCAAAATGGTCAGAATAGGAACTGCTCTTGATGCAAAAAAAAGTGTTTCAGAACTTTCTGAACTCTGTGCGGGAAAGCCTGCAATTATTGTTCTTGGAAACGAAGAAAACGGAATAAGCAGTGCAGTAAGGGAAAATTGTGACTATACTGTAATTATTCCTTTTGCCGGAATGAATTCCACTGCAGAAACTCCGAATGTAGACAGCCTTAATGTTGCCCAAGCATCTTCTGTAATTATGTACGAACTTACAAGACGTGCTCTTGAGGAGGAAAAGGTTGACAAGTGA
- a CDS encoding ATP-binding protein: protein MGKGNYTILARIISTVLYTVGLLTLIQGCRMFRKEIRNRQCRLYGICAFFSALWSFSFALMWNSTNPEHARIFRAAGMIGVFLLFVFITTFMTHYLTSHKAFKNYTRVVTFVGCALWPFIIGPNSVTYFSTKAGMSYTFIPNIFNTLYNIFCALIGLNFFILLILMRMQAGRKRLRIVAGKLAICCIVIMIGMIFDTLLPVFGFTAIPTSTFTQGIGVLMVASVLKFQLASEINIENISKYVSNSVSTPILFFDEKEYLSMENTGAREFFGMIEDDLKQSRLWELFSLPVDCLTFKGDKSIREAECKINNRYCSIEINRITDEYGDTSCYIVIINDLTEKRDYIVRLQESERKAESANIAKSNFLARMSHEIRTPVNGIIGMNEIILRDSTDEKTLESARMVAVSAHNLVELINDILDISKLEANRIMLNNDVYQLPDLLKEIKAVAEVRTRTKKIEFKICIENKVPVELDGDEKKMRQVLMNLVGNAIKYTHQGSVTVSVGSVYANGEFFLRISVKDTGIGIKSEYTDKIFKAFERGEGAENSGIEGTGLGLYIVKNMLKIMNGTISVKSEIGKGSDFCIEVPQKPIGSTTFTSLETAPRKSDKELPKINIHIPDKRILVVDDNEINRFVAAELLSYTAATIETAASGRECLEMVKRNRYDFIMLDHIMPEMDGIQVLQKLKTMEGNMSSKAVVIILTANAIQGAREDYLSKGFDDYLSKPIDIVQIENVLKKYCASSN, encoded by the coding sequence ATGGGAAAAGGGAATTACACTATTTTGGCAAGGATTATTTCAACCGTACTTTACACAGTAGGACTGCTGACTCTTATTCAGGGCTGTCGCATGTTCCGCAAAGAAATCCGCAACAGACAATGCCGGCTCTACGGAATATGCGCTTTTTTCAGTGCACTCTGGAGTTTTTCCTTTGCCCTTATGTGGAACAGCACAAATCCTGAACATGCAAGAATTTTCCGCGCTGCCGGAATGATTGGTGTGTTCCTGCTGTTTGTATTTATCACCACCTTTATGACGCATTACCTTACTTCGCACAAAGCGTTCAAAAATTATACCAGAGTGGTAACTTTTGTAGGATGCGCACTGTGGCCTTTTATAATCGGTCCCAACAGCGTCACTTATTTTTCTACAAAAGCCGGAATGTCCTACACCTTTATTCCAAACATATTCAATACGCTGTACAATATTTTCTGCGCACTCATCGGACTGAACTTTTTTATTCTGCTTATTTTAATGCGTATGCAGGCAGGAAGAAAAAGACTGCGCATTGTTGCAGGAAAACTGGCAATCTGCTGCATCGTCATTATGATAGGAATGATTTTTGACACACTGCTTCCTGTCTTTGGATTCACGGCAATTCCGACCAGCACCTTTACGCAGGGAATAGGCGTTTTAATGGTAGCCAGTGTTCTTAAATTCCAGCTTGCATCTGAAATAAACATAGAAAATATTTCAAAATACGTTTCCAATTCAGTAAGCACGCCGATTCTTTTCTTCGATGAAAAAGAATATCTTTCCATGGAAAACACCGGTGCGCGTGAATTCTTCGGAATGATAGAAGACGATTTAAAGCAGAGCAGACTGTGGGAACTTTTTTCACTGCCCGTCGACTGTCTTACATTCAAAGGCGATAAAAGCATACGTGAAGCAGAATGCAAAATAAACAACCGTTACTGTTCAATTGAAATAAACAGAATCACTGATGAATACGGCGACACCAGCTGCTACATTGTAATCATCAACGACCTGACCGAAAAACGCGACTACATCGTAAGGCTTCAGGAATCTGAACGCAAGGCAGAAAGTGCAAACATAGCAAAATCAAATTTTCTTGCAAGAATGAGCCACGAAATAAGAACTCCGGTTAACGGAATAATCGGAATGAACGAAATAATTCTTCGCGACAGCACTGATGAAAAAACGCTCGAATCTGCAAGAATGGTCGCTGTATCTGCACACAATCTGGTTGAACTCATAAACGATATTCTTGACATTTCAAAACTCGAAGCAAACCGCATAATGCTCAACAATGACGTTTACCAGCTGCCCGATTTGTTAAAGGAAATAAAAGCTGTTGCCGAAGTAAGGACACGCACAAAAAAAATTGAATTCAAAATCTGCATAGAAAATAAAGTACCTGTTGAACTTGACGGAGATGAAAAAAAGATGCGTCAGGTTCTCATGAATCTTGTAGGCAACGCAATAAAATACACACATCAGGGTTCTGTAACGGTAAGCGTGGGTTCGGTTTATGCAAACGGTGAATTCTTTCTGCGCATAAGCGTAAAGGACACAGGAATTGGAATAAAGAGCGAATACACCGACAAAATTTTCAAAGCCTTCGAACGCGGTGAAGGAGCAGAAAACAGCGGAATAGAAGGAACAGGACTGGGACTTTATATTGTCAAAAACATGCTCAAAATCATGAACGGAACAATCAGCGTAAAAAGCGAGATCGGTAAAGGAAGTGACTTCTGCATTGAAGTTCCGCAAAAACCAATCGGCAGCACAACATTTACTTCACTCGAAACTGCACCGCGAAAGTCAGACAAAGAGCTTCCCAAAATAAACATTCATATTCCTGACAAACGCATTCTGGTCGTAGACGATAACGAAATAAACAGATTCGTTGCAGCAGAACTTTTATCCTATACCGCGGCAACCATAGAAACTGCAGCAAGCGGAAGAGAATGTCTTGAAATGGTAAAGCGCAACAGATACGATTTTATTATGCTTGACCACATCATGCCTGAAATGGACGGAATACAGGTTCTGCAAAAACTCAAAACCATGGAAGGCAATATGAGTTCAAAAGCAGTTGTAATTATTCTTACGGCAAATGCAATTCAGGGTGCAAGGGAAGATTATCTTTCAAAAGGATTCGATGACTATCTGTCAAAACCGATTGATATTGTTCAGATAGAAAATGTCCTTAAAAAATACTGCGCTTCGTCAAATTGA
- a CDS encoding phosphatase PAP2 family protein: MTSDVFCFLKKFVLFALTSFFTGTLAFASDTKSPVFAYSVPVDASILGGGLALTAASYTVQRYGGLPEWDGKKFDISDVNAFDRWAARPYNRALDYTGTGVLAAGMILPAAVFGTVAALGELESGELPGLAIMYAESWAVAVSTKNLLKYAFHRVRPYMYFDTIDSGAIDNFDFELSWPSGHTTNAFMSAGFLTYVFAAYYPTSQWRIPLTAVSYAFAAGTGVLRILSGNHFITDVLSGAVLGTLCGIGIPFIHREMAKNSSINGTSGGNVSVAVSPLGFNVSLKL, encoded by the coding sequence TTGACAAGTGACGTTTTCTGTTTTCTTAAAAAATTTGTTCTGTTTGCACTGACGTCTTTTTTTACTGGAACACTTGCTTTTGCTTCTGACACAAAGTCCCCGGTGTTTGCATATTCTGTGCCTGTTGACGCTTCTATTCTGGGTGGCGGACTTGCTCTGACTGCGGCTTCTTATACAGTGCAGCGTTATGGCGGTCTTCCTGAATGGGACGGTAAAAAGTTTGATATTTCAGATGTAAATGCCTTTGACCGTTGGGCCGCTCGTCCTTACAACAGGGCTCTGGATTATACCGGTACAGGTGTTCTTGCTGCCGGAATGATTCTTCCCGCCGCCGTGTTTGGAACAGTCGCTGCACTTGGCGAACTTGAGTCCGGGGAGCTTCCGGGACTGGCTATTATGTATGCAGAAAGCTGGGCTGTCGCTGTTTCTACAAAAAATCTTCTTAAGTATGCTTTTCACAGGGTAAGGCCTTACATGTATTTTGATACAATTGACAGCGGTGCAATAGATAATTTTGACTTTGAACTTTCATGGCCAAGCGGTCACACAACGAATGCTTTTATGAGTGCCGGTTTTTTGACTTACGTGTTCGCGGCTTATTATCCAACATCGCAATGGCGTATTCCTCTGACTGCAGTTTCCTATGCATTTGCCGCGGGAACGGGAGTGCTTCGTATTCTTAGCGGAAATCATTTTATTACCGATGTTTTGAGCGGCGCGGTTCTGGGTACTCTGTGTGGAATAGGCATTCCATTTATTCACCGCGAAATGGCGAAGAACAGCAGCATTAACGGTACTTCCGGCGGTAATGTTTCTGTTGCAGTAAGTCCGCTTGGTTTTAATGTTTCTCTTAAACTCTAG
- a CDS encoding HD domain-containing protein — MVAGHKDFAEEYHKILCLEYPAFLKKYEALSVLQRLRGIGLLCGTDWTPLFKNSFFYSRFDHSVGTALIVWNFTHDKKQTVAALLHDVSTPAFSHVTDFRNGDALTQESTESLNAAMIHDDKDLAAVLEQDGLTAADVDDYHRFSVADNKMPSLSADRLEYMYPSGAALDESWTLEEIKKNYSAVKILYDKNGIAELGFSDLHEAVLYTKRFCSISLILQHNEDKVAMQLMADLVSCAVENSIVCEKDLYTFSERELMQIFCDYAKKNPSGTFAKYFFTFTSMTKIERFKTEPSVNEDFYCVNVNVKKRYVDPLVELNGVRSCARVSELSADAACCINAFLNYRDTEFGCVRWASCR; from the coding sequence GTGGTTGCGGGACATAAAGACTTTGCAGAGGAATACCACAAAATTCTTTGCTTGGAATATCCCGCTTTTTTAAAAAAATACGAAGCACTTTCTGTTTTGCAGAGGCTACGCGGAATTGGTCTTTTGTGTGGAACTGACTGGACACCTCTTTTTAAGAATTCATTTTTTTATTCAAGGTTTGATCATTCCGTGGGAACAGCTCTTATCGTCTGGAATTTTACGCACGACAAAAAACAGACGGTTGCGGCTCTTCTTCACGATGTTTCGACACCGGCATTCAGTCATGTAACAGATTTTAGAAACGGCGATGCACTTACGCAGGAAAGCACGGAGTCGCTTAACGCAGCAATGATTCATGATGACAAAGATTTGGCTGCGGTTTTGGAACAGGACGGTCTTACTGCAGCTGATGTTGACGACTACCACAGGTTTTCAGTTGCAGACAATAAAATGCCTTCGCTTAGTGCAGACCGTCTTGAGTATATGTACCCGAGCGGTGCGGCTTTGGATGAAAGCTGGACGCTTGAAGAAATCAAAAAAAATTATTCTGCCGTGAAAATTCTTTATGACAAAAACGGAATTGCAGAACTTGGTTTTTCTGACTTGCACGAAGCTGTTCTTTATACAAAACGTTTCTGTTCAATAAGTCTGATTCTTCAGCATAACGAAGATAAAGTTGCAATGCAGCTTATGGCAGACCTTGTTTCATGTGCGGTGGAAAATTCTATTGTTTGCGAAAAAGATTTGTATACCTTTTCTGAACGTGAACTGATGCAGATATTCTGCGATTATGCAAAAAAAAATCCGTCCGGAACTTTTGCAAAATATTTTTTTACATTTACTTCGATGACAAAGATTGAACGTTTTAAAACAGAACCTTCTGTTAATGAAGATTTTTACTGTGTGAATGTAAATGTAAAGAAGCGTTACGTTGACCCGCTTGTTGAACTTAACGGCGTCCGTTCCTGTGCGCGTGTTTCAGAACTGAGTGCAGACGCCGCCTGTTGCATAAACGCATTTTTGAATTACAGGGATACAGAGTTTGGCTGTGTACGGTGGGCGTCATGCAGATAG